The proteins below come from a single Pseudomonas chlororaphis genomic window:
- a CDS encoding pyridine nucleotide-disulfide oxidoreductase yields MSAPVVIVGTGLAGYNLAREFRKLDSETPLLLITADDGRSYSKPMLSTGFGKNKDADGLSMAEPGAMAEQLKAEVRTHTRISGIDPGHQRLWIGEEAVNYRDLILAWGAETVRVPVQGDASDLIFPINDLEDYARFRSAAAGKRRVLLLGAGLIGCEFANDLILGGYEVQLVAPCEQVMPTLLHPAAAAAVQAGLESLGARFHLGPVLNRLQRGADGLEAHLSDGQVIACDLVVSAIGLRPRIDLAAAAGLVVNRGVVVDRHLKTSHANIYALGDCAEVDGLNLLYVMPLMSCARALAQTLAGNPTAVSYGPMPITVKTPVCPLVVSPPPRGREGVWSVEGQGADIKALCRDAQGNLLGYALTGAAVMEKLALNKELPGLLA; encoded by the coding sequence ATGAGCGCACCTGTCGTCATCGTCGGTACTGGCCTGGCCGGTTACAACCTGGCCCGGGAGTTTCGCAAGCTCGATAGCGAAACCCCCTTGCTGTTGATTACCGCCGACGACGGTCGCTCCTACTCCAAGCCGATGCTCTCCACCGGCTTTGGCAAAAACAAGGATGCCGACGGCCTGAGCATGGCCGAGCCGGGGGCCATGGCCGAGCAGCTCAAGGCCGAGGTCCGCACCCATACGCGCATCAGCGGCATCGACCCGGGGCACCAGCGGCTGTGGATCGGCGAGGAAGCGGTGAACTACCGCGACCTCATCCTGGCCTGGGGCGCCGAAACCGTGCGTGTGCCGGTACAGGGCGACGCCTCGGACCTGATCTTCCCCATCAACGACCTGGAGGACTACGCGCGCTTCCGGTCCGCCGCTGCCGGCAAGCGCCGGGTGCTGCTGCTCGGCGCCGGGCTGATTGGCTGCGAGTTCGCCAACGACCTGATCCTGGGGGGCTACGAGGTGCAACTGGTGGCCCCGTGCGAACAGGTGATGCCGACGCTGTTGCATCCGGCGGCCGCTGCGGCGGTTCAGGCCGGGCTGGAGAGCCTGGGGGCGCGGTTCCACCTGGGCCCCGTGCTCAATCGCCTGCAACGCGGCGCCGACGGGCTTGAGGCGCACCTGTCCGACGGCCAGGTGATTGCCTGCGACCTGGTGGTGTCGGCCATCGGCCTGCGCCCGCGCATCGACCTGGCGGCGGCTGCCGGCCTGGTGGTCAATCGCGGCGTGGTGGTCGACCGTCATTTGAAGACCTCCCACGCCAATATCTACGCCCTGGGCGACTGTGCCGAGGTGGATGGCCTGAACCTGCTGTACGTCATGCCCCTGATGAGCTGTGCCCGGGCCCTGGCCCAGACTCTGGCGGGCAACCCGACCGCCGTGAGCTACGGCCCCATGCCGATCACCGTGAAAACCCCGGTGTGCCCCCTGGTGGTGTCGCCACCGCCTCGCGGCCGAGAAGGCGTGTGGAGCGTCGAAGGGCAGGGCGCCGACATCAAGGCACTGTGTCGCGACGCCCAGGGCAACCTGCTGGGCTATGCCCTGACCGGCGCCGCGGTGATGGAGAAACTGGCGCTGAACAAGGAACTTCCGGGCTTGCTGGCGTAA
- a CDS encoding rubredoxin encodes MKKWQCIVCGLIYNEAEGWPDDGIAAGTRWEDVPADWLCPDCGVGKMDFEMIEIN; translated from the coding sequence ATGAAGAAGTGGCAATGTATCGTCTGCGGCCTGATCTACAACGAAGCCGAGGGTTGGCCCGATGACGGCATCGCCGCCGGGACCCGTTGGGAAGACGTACCGGCAGACTGGCTGTGCCCGGACTGCGGCGTCGGCAAGATGGATTTCGAAATGATCGAAATCAACTAA
- the ubiA gene encoding 4-hydroxybenzoate polyprenyltransferase (catalyzes the conversion of 4-Hydroxybenzoate into 3-octaprenyl-4-hydroxybenzoate, as part of the ubiquinone biosynthesis pathway) produces the protein MYLQLLKSLNRLNPRAWDFVQLTRMDKPIGIYLLLWPTLWALWVAGEGSPSLANIVIFVLGVVLTRAGGCVINDWADRKVDGHVKRTAQRPLASGKISSKEALVFFAVLMAVSFLLVLCTNAPTILLSLGGLALACTYPFMKRYTYYPQVVLGAAFSWGMPMAFTAETGHLPAAAWLLYIANLLWTVGYDTYYAMTDRDDDLRIGVKSTAILFGDADRAIILTLQGLALGCLLLAGSQFKLGGWFHLGLVAAAACFAWEFWYTRGKDRMRCFQAFLHNHWAGMAIFVGIVLDYALR, from the coding sequence ATGTACCTGCAACTGCTCAAATCCCTGAACCGCCTGAACCCTCGGGCCTGGGACTTCGTGCAACTGACCCGCATGGACAAGCCCATCGGCATCTACCTGCTGTTATGGCCAACACTGTGGGCGCTGTGGGTCGCCGGTGAAGGCTCGCCCTCCCTGGCCAATATCGTGATTTTCGTCCTCGGCGTGGTGCTGACCCGCGCCGGCGGTTGCGTGATCAACGACTGGGCCGACCGCAAGGTGGACGGCCACGTCAAGCGCACCGCGCAGCGCCCTTTGGCGAGTGGCAAGATCAGTTCGAAAGAGGCATTGGTGTTCTTCGCCGTGCTGATGGCCGTGAGTTTCCTGCTGGTGCTGTGCACCAACGCGCCGACCATCCTGCTGTCCCTGGGCGGGCTGGCCCTGGCGTGCACCTACCCGTTCATGAAGCGCTACACCTATTACCCGCAAGTGGTGCTGGGCGCGGCGTTCTCCTGGGGCATGCCGATGGCCTTCACCGCCGAAACCGGCCATCTGCCGGCAGCCGCGTGGCTGTTGTACATCGCCAACCTGCTGTGGACGGTGGGCTACGACACCTATTACGCGATGACCGACCGGGACGATGACTTGCGAATCGGCGTGAAATCCACGGCGATTCTGTTTGGCGATGCCGACCGGGCGATCATCCTGACCCTGCAAGGCCTGGCCCTGGGCTGCCTGCTGCTGGCCGGCTCGCAGTTCAAGCTCGGCGGCTGGTTCCACTTGGGCCTGGTCGCCGCTGCCGCGTGCTTTGCCTGGGAGTTCTGGTACACCCGCGGCAAGGACCGGATGCGCTGCTTCCAGGCATTCCTGCACAACCATTGGGCCGGGATGGCGATTTTCGTGGGGATCGTGCTGGATTACGCGCTGCGCTGA
- a CDS encoding type VI secretion protein ImpA — translation MLFNQASRLAKITSPLGPEVLLLKDMGGGEELGRLFNYELQLHSLDNAIDLNQLLGKPMCVSLQLDGGGERYFHGIVARCSQNVDQGQFSSYQATLRPWLWLLTRTSDCRIFQNLTIPQIIKQVFRDLGFSDFEDSLSATYREWEYCVQYRETSFDFVSRLMEQEGIYYFFRHEQGRHVLVLADAYGAHTSAPGYASVPYYPKNEQQRERDHIHDWHLAQEVQPGSLELNDYDFQRPSARIDVRSAMPRPHAAGDYPLYDYPGTYVQSADGEHYARTRIEALQTQHEQVELAGNARGLGSGNLFSLTGFTRQDQNREYLIVGARYYISQESGETNGGAPSAQFESSLTCIDAQQSYRPLPITHRPIVKGPQTALVVGPKDEEIWTDQFGRVKVHFYWDRHDQSNENSSCWIRVSQAWAGKNWGSMQIPRIGQEVIVSFLEGDPDRPIITGRVYNAEQTVPYDLPANATQSGMKSRSSKGGTPANFNEIRMEDKKGAEQLYIHAERNQDIVVEVDESHSVGHDRNKSIGHDETVTIGNNRLRIVKQEDILSVGLRKTDSISQSYVIEVGENLRLVCGESILELNASGQINLTGVQISFYASGDAEFNTGGVLHLNNGGGPGATPDGQGVKGSIDANIKAAFPQG, via the coding sequence ATGTTATTCAACCAAGCCTCACGCCTGGCCAAAATCACCAGCCCCCTGGGGCCCGAGGTGCTGCTGCTCAAGGACATGGGTGGCGGCGAAGAGCTGGGGCGGCTGTTCAACTATGAGTTGCAGCTGCACTCGCTGGACAACGCCATCGACCTCAACCAGTTGCTCGGCAAGCCCATGTGCGTGAGCCTGCAACTGGACGGCGGCGGCGAACGGTATTTCCACGGCATCGTTGCCCGCTGCAGCCAGAACGTCGACCAGGGCCAGTTCTCCAGCTACCAGGCCACGCTCAGGCCTTGGCTGTGGCTGCTGACGCGCACCTCCGACTGCCGGATTTTCCAGAACCTGACCATCCCGCAGATCATCAAGCAGGTGTTCCGCGACCTCGGGTTTTCCGATTTCGAAGACAGCCTGAGCGCCACCTACCGCGAGTGGGAATACTGCGTGCAGTATCGCGAGACCAGCTTCGACTTCGTCAGCCGGCTGATGGAGCAGGAAGGGATCTATTACTTCTTCCGCCACGAACAAGGCCGCCACGTGCTGGTGCTGGCCGATGCCTACGGCGCGCACACCAGCGCGCCCGGCTACGCGTCGGTGCCCTACTACCCGAAGAACGAGCAGCAACGCGAACGCGACCACATCCACGACTGGCACCTGGCCCAGGAAGTCCAGCCGGGTTCGCTGGAGCTCAACGACTACGACTTCCAGCGTCCCAGCGCACGGATCGACGTGCGTTCGGCCATGCCACGCCCGCATGCCGCCGGTGACTATCCGCTGTACGACTACCCCGGCACCTACGTGCAGAGCGCCGATGGCGAACACTACGCCCGCACCCGCATCGAAGCCTTGCAGACCCAGCACGAGCAGGTCGAGCTGGCCGGCAACGCCCGCGGCTTGGGCTCGGGCAACCTGTTCAGCCTCACCGGCTTCACCCGCCAGGACCAGAACCGCGAGTACCTGATCGTCGGTGCCCGCTACTACATTTCCCAGGAAAGCGGCGAAACCAACGGTGGCGCGCCTTCGGCCCAGTTCGAAAGCAGCCTGACCTGCATCGACGCCCAGCAAAGCTATCGACCGCTGCCCATCACCCATCGCCCCATCGTCAAAGGCCCGCAGACCGCGTTGGTGGTGGGCCCCAAGGACGAGGAAATCTGGACCGACCAGTTCGGCCGGGTGAAGGTGCATTTCTATTGGGACCGTCACGACCAGTCCAACGAAAACAGCTCCTGCTGGATTCGCGTGTCACAGGCCTGGGCCGGGAAAAACTGGGGCTCGATGCAGATCCCGCGCATCGGCCAGGAAGTGATCGTCAGCTTCCTCGAAGGCGATCCGGACCGGCCGATCATCACCGGTCGTGTCTACAACGCTGAACAGACCGTGCCCTACGACTTGCCCGCCAATGCGACCCAGAGCGGCATGAAGAGCCGTTCGAGCAAGGGCGGCACGCCGGCGAACTTCAACGAAATCCGCATGGAAGACAAGAAAGGCGCCGAGCAGTTGTACATCCATGCCGAGCGCAACCAGGACATCGTGGTGGAAGTGGACGAAAGCCATTCGGTGGGCCACGACCGCAACAAGAGCATCGGCCATGACGAGACGGTGACCATCGGCAACAACCGCCTGCGCATCGTCAAGCAGGAAGACATCCTCTCGGTGGGCCTGCGCAAGACCGACAGCATCAGCCAGAGCTACGTCATCGAGGTGGGCGAGAACCTGCGCCTGGTGTGCGGCGAAAGCATCCTGGAGCTCAATGCCAGCGGCCAGATCAACCTGACCGGCGTGCAGATCAGCTTCTACGCCAGCGGCGATGCCGAGTTCAACACCGGCGGCGTGCTGCACCTGAACAACGGCGGCGGCCCCGGTGCCACGCCGGACGGCCAGGGCGTCAAGGGCAGCATCGACGCGAACATCAAAGCCGCGTTCCCCCAGGGTTAA
- a CDS encoding type IV secretion protein Rhs, with the protein MSDALWAARLGDALNHTSMMADILGGVLEVAANIAITAVATAAVVAATGITVATGGLGCFLLGAVVGAVVGIAMSKTGADKGLSNLCEGIGNALFPPTVQANILTGSTDTLTNNIPAARAAGAIESHVAPAGTELEEPQPEPSYLDMAESFFSQMWRPTVATPAPGAVPKPLDMITCLKHPPMPPQFLAEGSDKVTINGQPAVRSGDRSTCEATVVSSGLISPDVTIGGGTVVVREIRSGKTPGVGLAVTALLMLKGGKGKFLSNLPCMLIGGAASMAVSSAMGAAANAAMGSSNPVHAATGAKVLGDVEELDFVLPGILPIDWQRFYNSRDERREGLFGAGWSVAYEVRVEILPHPEGGETLVYTDEQGRRIDMGSIPLGGAVFSPGEGLNVRRHLNGELLIESADGLYRLFAPAPGNAALLRLNQLGDRNDNRIHLDYDESGRLVRLRDTFDLVQAELAYDARWPHRVSRIERLYPDQRRDVLMHYDYDSQGDLAQVRQSNSQVKRRYAYDLGRRMVEHQLPTGLRCFYEWALIEDREWRVVRHWTDAGDTYTFTYDLAAGVTRITDGLNRRSTRRWDARYQILETTDALDRTWTFQWNDESQLLGATDPNGGQHQFSYDEAGNLCQTLDPLGRSESTLWLEHWALPLAETDAAGNTWQYRYDARGNRIRETDPLGHVTRYRHDAHGQVVDVIDASGKRKTMRWTALGQLSEHTDCSGYTTRLSYDERGLLVSSSDALGERTRFSYDDQGRLLSKQLPDGRTEHYQRDASGQLIGYSDPAGHTTRFQHTPSGQLRLRTDAHGRRIELSYDNYGRLLALTNENGESYRFAWDAGDRLSAQHSLDGSLKRYAYDPLDNVTRVEAIAVPGSTDLDLAPQAPIVHELERDAVGRLVAKVTADGRTEYRYDDLDQVNAITFTGLTGEQQSIGFGYDALGQLIAEQGWAGSLEHRYDELGNLTQTQLPDGRWLNRLHYGSGHLHQINLDGRVISDFERDRLHREVLRTQGRLSTRSEYDRSGRLRARQRRQQGQSTLLPPAAQSLFAYDGSDQLVERFDNQPETPHRQLLHYDATGRILASQDNLQGQREGFAYDPAANLLDGLMGTGHVAHNRLLTYQDKRYRYDGFGRMVEKRSSQRGVQRFVYDAEQRLVQVHNDNGSVVKMTYDPLGRRIEKAEYDRHATLLGRTRFTWDALQLLQEHRNSQTSLYIYADDGHEPLARVDGLGEQQKVRYYHNDFNGQPEQLSESDGHTLWRARYQVWGNTAEELREPYYIEEQNLRFQGQYLDRETGLHYNTLRFYDPDIGRFTTPDPIGLAGGLNLYQYAPNPVSWVDPLGLMKCSTPPKGRKVNRTVYRFEEPGRISTTWTAHKWNVAARHRYTAPGLGGVYGANSRKTAMGEVNHWGVDLSTRVLVSKKVQLNNVLDLTRADVRKQLGVSLKSITGNKYTQTHQIGAWAKANGYDGILAPSARNPTGSNLISFDGF; encoded by the coding sequence ATGTCTGACGCGCTCTGGGCCGCACGCCTGGGCGATGCGCTGAACCACACCTCGATGATGGCCGACATTCTCGGCGGCGTCCTGGAAGTGGCGGCCAACATCGCCATCACCGCTGTCGCCACCGCCGCCGTGGTAGCAGCCACCGGCATCACCGTGGCCACCGGTGGGCTCGGTTGCTTCCTGCTTGGCGCGGTGGTTGGTGCAGTGGTGGGCATCGCCATGAGCAAGACCGGGGCCGACAAAGGCTTGAGCAATTTATGCGAGGGCATCGGCAACGCTCTCTTTCCGCCCACGGTGCAGGCCAACATCCTCACCGGCTCCACCGACACCCTGACCAACAACATTCCAGCGGCCCGCGCCGCCGGGGCCATCGAGTCCCATGTCGCGCCCGCCGGCACCGAACTCGAGGAGCCGCAGCCCGAGCCCAGCTATCTGGACATGGCCGAGAGCTTCTTCTCGCAGATGTGGCGCCCCACCGTCGCCACGCCCGCGCCCGGCGCCGTGCCCAAGCCGCTGGACATGATCACCTGCCTGAAACATCCGCCGATGCCGCCGCAGTTTTTGGCCGAAGGCTCGGACAAGGTCACCATCAACGGCCAACCCGCCGTGCGCAGCGGCGACCGCAGCACTTGCGAGGCGACCGTGGTGTCGTCCGGTTTGATTTCCCCTGACGTGACCATCGGCGGCGGTACCGTGGTGGTGCGCGAGATCCGCAGCGGCAAGACACCCGGCGTGGGACTGGCCGTCACGGCATTGCTGATGCTCAAGGGCGGCAAGGGCAAGTTCCTGAGCAACCTGCCCTGCATGCTGATTGGCGGCGCAGCATCGATGGCGGTCAGCAGCGCGATGGGCGCGGCGGCGAATGCGGCCATGGGTTCGTCGAACCCGGTGCATGCCGCCACCGGGGCCAAGGTGCTGGGGGATGTCGAGGAACTGGACTTCGTCCTGCCAGGCATCCTGCCGATCGACTGGCAGCGTTTCTACAACAGCCGCGACGAGCGCCGTGAAGGGTTGTTCGGCGCCGGTTGGAGCGTGGCCTACGAGGTGCGCGTCGAGATCCTGCCCCATCCCGAGGGTGGCGAGACCCTGGTCTACACCGACGAACAGGGCCGGCGCATCGACATGGGTTCGATTCCCCTGGGCGGCGCGGTGTTCAGCCCAGGCGAAGGGCTCAACGTGCGCCGGCACCTCAACGGCGAACTGCTGATCGAAAGCGCGGACGGCCTGTACCGCCTGTTCGCACCGGCGCCGGGGAACGCGGCCTTGCTGCGCCTCAACCAGCTGGGCGATCGCAACGACAACCGCATCCACCTCGATTACGACGAGAGCGGGCGGTTGGTGCGCCTGCGCGACACCTTCGACCTGGTGCAGGCCGAACTGGCCTACGACGCGCGCTGGCCACACCGGGTCAGCCGGATCGAGCGCCTCTACCCCGACCAGCGTCGCGACGTGCTGATGCACTACGACTACGACAGCCAGGGGGACCTGGCCCAAGTTCGCCAGTCCAACAGCCAGGTCAAGCGGCGCTACGCCTACGACCTCGGGCGGAGGATGGTGGAGCACCAGTTGCCCACCGGCCTGCGCTGCTTCTACGAATGGGCGCTGATCGAAGACCGGGAATGGCGCGTGGTCCGCCACTGGACCGACGCCGGCGACACCTACACCTTCACCTATGACCTGGCCGCCGGTGTCACGCGCATCACCGACGGCTTGAACCGCCGCAGTACCCGGCGCTGGGATGCCCGCTACCAGATCCTCGAAACCACCGATGCCCTGGACCGCACCTGGACGTTCCAGTGGAACGATGAAAGCCAACTGCTGGGCGCGACCGACCCCAACGGGGGGCAGCATCAGTTCAGCTATGACGAAGCAGGTAATCTGTGCCAGACCCTCGACCCGCTCGGACGCAGCGAGTCGACCCTGTGGCTCGAACACTGGGCCCTGCCCCTGGCGGAAACCGACGCGGCCGGCAATACCTGGCAGTACCGCTATGACGCGCGGGGTAACCGCATCCGTGAAACCGACCCGCTGGGCCACGTCACCCGCTATCGCCACGATGCCCACGGCCAGGTGGTGGATGTCATCGATGCCAGCGGCAAGCGCAAGACGATGCGCTGGACGGCCCTCGGACAACTCAGCGAACACACCGACTGCTCTGGCTACACCACCCGGCTGAGCTACGACGAACGCGGGCTGCTGGTCAGCAGCAGCGATGCGTTGGGCGAGCGCACGCGCTTCAGCTATGACGACCAAGGCAGGTTGCTGAGCAAGCAACTGCCGGACGGTCGCACCGAGCACTATCAGCGCGATGCCAGCGGCCAGTTGATCGGCTACAGCGATCCCGCCGGGCACACCACCCGTTTCCAGCACACCCCGAGCGGGCAACTGCGCCTGCGCACCGACGCCCATGGCCGGCGGATCGAACTGAGCTACGACAACTACGGGCGGTTGCTGGCGCTGACCAACGAGAATGGCGAAAGCTATCGGTTCGCCTGGGACGCCGGCGACCGCCTGAGTGCCCAGCACAGCCTGGACGGCAGTCTCAAGCGCTACGCCTATGACCCGCTGGACAACGTCACCCGTGTGGAAGCCATCGCCGTTCCCGGCAGCACCGACCTGGACCTCGCGCCACAAGCCCCCATCGTCCATGAGCTGGAACGCGACGCCGTGGGCCGGTTGGTTGCCAAGGTCACCGCCGACGGGCGCACCGAGTACCGCTATGACGACCTCGACCAGGTCAACGCCATCACCTTCACCGGCCTGACCGGTGAACAGCAGAGCATCGGCTTTGGCTATGACGCGCTTGGGCAACTGATCGCCGAACAGGGCTGGGCCGGCAGCCTGGAGCATCGTTACGACGAACTGGGCAACCTCACCCAGACGCAGCTCCCCGATGGCCGCTGGCTGAATCGCCTGCACTACGGCAGCGGGCATCTGCACCAGATCAACCTCGACGGCAGGGTCATCAGCGATTTCGAGCGCGACCGCCTGCACCGCGAAGTGCTGCGCACCCAGGGCCGCCTTAGTACCCGCAGCGAGTACGACCGCAGCGGGCGCCTACGGGCCCGGCAGCGCCGCCAGCAAGGCCAGTCGACGTTGCTGCCGCCGGCGGCGCAGTCGCTGTTTGCCTATGACGGCAGCGATCAACTGGTGGAGCGCTTCGACAACCAACCCGAAACGCCTCATCGCCAACTGCTGCATTACGACGCCACCGGCCGGATCCTCGCCAGCCAGGACAACCTCCAGGGCCAGCGCGAAGGCTTTGCCTACGATCCGGCCGCCAACCTGCTCGACGGGCTGATGGGCACGGGGCACGTCGCCCATAACCGCTTGCTGACCTATCAGGACAAGCGCTACCGCTACGACGGCTTCGGCCGCATGGTGGAAAAGCGCAGCAGCCAGCGCGGTGTGCAGCGGTTCGTGTACGACGCCGAGCAGCGCCTGGTTCAGGTGCATAACGACAACGGCTCGGTCGTGAAAATGACCTACGACCCGCTGGGCAGGCGCATCGAAAAGGCCGAGTACGACCGCCACGCGACGCTGCTGGGCCGCACCCGCTTCACCTGGGATGCGCTGCAACTGTTACAGGAGCACCGCAACAGCCAGACCAGCCTCTACATCTACGCCGACGACGGCCACGAGCCTTTGGCCAGGGTCGATGGCCTGGGCGAGCAGCAGAAAGTCCGTTACTACCACAACGACTTCAACGGCCAGCCCGAGCAACTGTCGGAAAGCGACGGCCATACGCTGTGGCGGGCCCGTTATCAGGTGTGGGGCAACACCGCCGAAGAGTTGCGCGAGCCGTATTACATCGAAGAGCAGAACCTGCGGTTCCAGGGCCAGTACCTGGACCGGGAAACCGGCCTGCACTACAACACCCTGCGCTTCTACGACCCGGACATCGGCCGCTTCACCACGCCGGACCCCATTGGCCTGGCCGGTGGCCTGAACCTCTACCAGTACGCGCCGAACCCGGTGAGCTGGGTCGACCCCTTGGGGTTGATGAAGTGCAGCACCCCGCCGAAGGGCCGCAAGGTCAACCGGACGGTGTATCGATTCGAAGAGCCGGGGCGGATCAGCACGACCTGGACGGCGCACAAGTGGAACGTGGCCGCCCGCCACCGGTACACCGCGCCGGGGCTGGGTGGGGTATACGGCGCCAACTCGCGCAAGACCGCCATGGGCGAGGTCAACCACTGGGGCGTGGACCTGTCCACGCGGGTGCTGGTGAGCAAGAAGGTCCAGCTCAACAACGTCCTCGACCTGACCCGGGCCGATGTCCGCAAGCAACTGGGCGTGTCCCTCAAGAGCATCACCGGCAACAAATACACCCAGACCCACCAGATTGGTGCGTGGGCCAAGGCCAATGGTTACGATGGGATCCTGGCGCCGTCGGCGCGAAACCCGACCGGCAGCAACTTGATCTCCTTTGACGGATTCTGA
- a CDS encoding chorismate--pyruvate lyase, translated as MPPTNSIFPTLQWLPGPLLSPRPDACVLDWLFDEGSLTRRLTSLSDDHFSVTPLFEGWQPLRDDECAALDLAHGSEGWVREVYLRGHGEPWVFARSVAARSALQGDGLHLDELGSRSLGELLFCDQAFQRRAIEVCHYPEQWLPADVRRRELWGRRSRFDRGALSVLVAEVFLPRVWTVARAYSENC; from the coding sequence GTGCCGCCGACAAATTCGATATTTCCTACACTCCAATGGCTGCCCGGGCCGCTGCTGTCGCCCCGTCCCGATGCCTGTGTACTCGACTGGTTGTTCGACGAAGGTTCCCTGACCCGCCGCCTGACGAGCCTGTCGGACGATCACTTCAGCGTGACGCCGCTGTTCGAAGGCTGGCAACCGCTGCGCGACGATGAATGCGCGGCTCTGGACCTGGCGCACGGCAGCGAGGGCTGGGTGCGCGAGGTGTACCTGCGCGGTCACGGCGAGCCGTGGGTATTTGCCCGCAGCGTGGCGGCGCGCAGTGCGTTGCAGGGCGACGGGTTGCACCTGGATGAACTGGGCAGCCGCTCCCTGGGCGAACTGCTGTTTTGCGACCAGGCGTTCCAGCGCCGGGCCATCGAGGTTTGCCATTACCCCGAACAATGGTTGCCGGCCGATGTGCGCCGCCGTGAACTGTGGGGCCGCCGTTCGCGCTTCGACCGCGGCGCGCTGAGCGTGCTGGTGGCGGAAGTCTTCTTGCCACGCGTGTGGACGGTCGCCCGTGCCTATTCGGAGAATTGCTGA
- a CDS encoding integration host factor: MRKPELAAAIAEKADLTKEQANRVLNAVLEEITGALHRKDSVTLVGFGTFLQRHRGARTGKNPQTGEPVKIKASNTVAFKPGKFLKDSVNP; this comes from the coding sequence ATGCGTAAACCAGAACTCGCCGCCGCCATCGCGGAAAAAGCAGACCTCACCAAAGAACAAGCCAACCGCGTCCTCAACGCGGTACTCGAAGAAATCACCGGCGCCCTGCACCGCAAGGACAGCGTCACCCTGGTGGGCTTCGGCACCTTCCTGCAACGCCATCGCGGCGCCCGCACCGGCAAAAACCCACAAACGGGTGAGCCAGTGAAAATCAAGGCCAGCAACACCGTTGCCTTCAAACCGGGCAAGTTCTTGAAGGACAGCGTTAATCCGTAA